AATACTTTCTATGGATTCAAGCTATTTTACGGCCTCTCAAAATGGGGCTCTAGTTAAGTTGGCTCGGTAACTAGGTAACGTTTCACAAAGGTTCCCGAGAGTAAACACGGAAGGGGGGAATGTAGAGTCATCTCTTAATATGTAGGCCAAAAAAATCCGCAAGCACGGAGAGTAGATTTCTTCTTCAGAAGCTAGATTAGGTATTGGTTTTCTATAATCGGCGCCAGCCTGGTCCGCCTACAGCCGCCTTTCGATTTAAAACTTGTCATGAGAGCTCGAGCTCCCTCTATAACCTGCATGGTAATGTTACAAAAACATCCGCAATACCGGGCAAGACACATGAGGGTGAATAGGGTAGGTTCCTTTTATCAGTGAgtttcttatatattaaaaaatgATCTGCTTATTTTGGGAGTGTTCTTTTTTTATTGGGACTTTGTCAAATGGTTGGTAGACAGAGAAGTAGGATTAAAGATCAAATAATCAGCTGGTGTTCGGCAATTGGGCCTGGCTTGCAGTGctttccaatttatcccaaaggtgtttgatggggttgaggtcaggacaatgtgcaggccagtcaagttctatcACAACGATcgcgacaaaccatttctgtatcgctgaaacaggaaagggtcttccccaaacttgaaaagttggaagcatagaattgtctactgacaatgtttgtctatggagagtgCATGGCGGtgcgctcgattttatacacttgtcagcaaagtgtgtggctgaaatagccgaatccactcatttgaaggggtgtccacatacttttgtatgtatatatatatagtgtatcatgcttcaaagttatttatttatttaaaaattatTCTGGTATTATCAGGTCGTTTCTATGGAGGGTGAAGTCGTTTCCATTGAGACCACTCAGGTCGAGGGTCTCCAGGACAGTGGGGAGGGAGCAGAGCTGCTCCAGACTGCAGATGCTGCCCTGATGGAGGGGGGTGTGGCACCCCAAGAGGTGACGGGGAATGTTGAAATGATGGTGATGGACACCCTGGACTCGACCCTTGACCCTGCCCTGCTACAGATGAAGACTGAGGTCCTTGAAGGGGGTGGCACAGTGACGGTCACCGGGGGAGACGAGGGACAGATCATCACCCTGCAGGTTAGTGTGAGTTGAGAGAGGTTTGGAAGATATCCCTTGTAAGCCAAACTTGTAGGCATAAATTATTCAGAGAACTGACTGACCCCGACTGTGTCTTGACTTTAGGTGGTGAACATGGAGCAGACGAGTGCAGCACTGGGGCTTGGACAGCTGCAGCTGGTGCAGGTTCCTGTCACTACAGCCACCGTGGAAGAGCTCCAGGCCAGCTTCGTTGACGCCTCAGCAGGCAATACTGAGGCAGAGCCAGTGATCTGCCACACCCTCCCTCTGCCCGAGGGCTTCCAGGTCGGACGCTACTCAACTACAAACACACTTTAAACAAGCATTTTAATATCCTGCTTAATGTTTCTATACACACTTTGGCCTGAAGGCTCTGGTGAGATGCACTGACTATAATACAACTCTAACCCCTTCCTGGCAAATTGTTTTTGTCTGGTGAAGGTGGTGAAGGTGGGGGCGAATGGAGAGGTGGAGACAGTTGAGCAGGAAGAACTGCAGGCAGCCCAGGATGAGCTCCAGGTGATccacagggaggaggaggaggaggaggaggaagctgAGCCCCAAGTAGAGGACCAGACATGGTCAAAAGACCCAGATTACCAACCAACTGCTGGCATCCGCAAGGGGAAGAAGGGCAAGAAGAGCCGCCTGCGTTACGGGGAGGGGGAGCGTGACATGGACGTGTCTGTGTATGACTTtgaggaggagcagcaggaggggATGCTCTCTGAGGTCAATGCTGAGAAGGTTGTGGGCAACATGAAGCCGCCCAAACCGACCAAGATAAAAAAGAAAGGTCAGAGTTGTGTGAAAGGTCAAGTTTTGTGTCTAGGTGGGTGTATGGCAACCCCTCTCTTttgggggtgaggaggagatctGTGTGTGTTAAAGGGAGACTCGGCGATGACGTAGATGCAGCAAGTAGAACGCATAGTAGGTCAATTTCCACAAAAACTATGAGCGTTGAGGCGTGAGGCTCaacttctgtgctgttttggtcCCGTGGCTACCACGCTCTTAACAGCGTGAATCGACCCTGTGCAGATACTGTGTGTCACAGTGAGCTCAATGTCATGCAtttcgctcatctcaatatctgtgaGTCTACCGttttgctgagtctaccttttaaTGTGTTAAATAACCTCTTTTGTCTCTCTCAGGTGTGAAGAAGACGTTCCAGTGTGAGCTGTGTAGCTACACCTGCCCCCGGCGCTCTAACCTGGACCGCCACATGAAGAGCCACACAGATGAGAGGCCACACAAATGCCATCTGTGTGGGAGGGCCTTCAGAACGGTCACACTACTGAGGAaccacctcaacacacacacggGTATCTACAGACTCACATGTTCAATCAcagtctgtttaaaaaaaatatatatacatatgtatagttgaagtcggaagtttacatacacttaggttggagtcattaaaactcgttcttcaaccactccacaaatttcttgttaacaaactgttgttttggcaagttggttaggacatctactttgtgcatgacacaagtcatttttccaacaattgtttacagacagattatttcacttataattcactgtatcacaattccagtggttcagaagttaacatacactaagttgactgtgcctttaaacagcttggaaaattccagaaaatgatatcatggctttagaagctgataggctagttgacatcatttgagtcaattgggggtgtacctgtggatgtatttcaaggcctaacttcaaacgcagtccctctttgcttgacatcatgggaaaaacaaaagaaatcagccaagacctcagaaaaaaattataaacctccacaagtctggtttatccttgagagcaatttccaaacgcctgaaggtaccacattcatctgtataaacaatagtacgcaagtataaacaccatgggaccacgcagccgtcatactgctcaggaaggagacgcgttctgtctcctagagatgaacgtactttggtgcaaaaagtgcaaatcaatcccagaacaacagcaaaggaccttgtgaagatgctggaggaaacaggtacagaagtatctatatccacagtaaaacaagtcctatatcgacataacctgaaaggccgctcagcaaggaagaagccactgctccaaaatcgccataaaaaagccagactacggtttgcaactgcacatggggacaaagattgtactttttggagaaatgtcctctggtctgatgaaacaaaaatagaactgtttggccataatgaccatcgttatgtttggaggaaaagggggggggcttgcaagccgaagaacaccatcccaaccgtgatgcacaggggttgcagcatcatgttgtgggggtggtttgctgcaggaaggactggggcacttcacaaaattgatggcttcatgaggaaggacaattatgtggatatattgaagcaacatctcaagacatcagtcaggaagttaaagcttggtcacaaatgggtcttccaaatggacaatgacctcaagcatacttccaaagttgtggtaaaatagcttaaggacaacaaagtcaaggtattggagtggccatcacaaagccctgacctcaatcctatagaaaatttgtgggcagaactgaaaaagcgtgtgcgagcaaggaggcctacaaacctgactcggttacaccagctctgtcagcaggaatgggccaacattcacccaacttatgtaggaagcttgtggaaggctacctgaaacgtttgacccaagttaaaaaatttaaagtcaattagaatttggtagcattgcgtgtatttaatcttctgacccactgggaatgtgatgaaagaaatacaaacttaaataaatcattctctctactattgtttagacatttcacattcataaaataaagtggtgatcctaactgacctaagacagggaattattactaggattaattgtcaggaattgttaaactgagtttaaatgtattttgctaaggtgtatgtaaacttctgacttcaactgtatttatccTTATTGAATGGATAGGGTGAGTTTTACTTATGTTAACTATTGCCCTCTCCGTTTCAGGCACTCGTCCTCATAAATGCCAAGATTGTGACATGGCATTTGTGACCAGTGGAGAGCTGGTGCGTCATCGTCGCTACAAACACACATTCGAGAAACCCTTCAAGTGCTCCATGTGTGACTACGCTAGTGTTGAGGTAAGTACGCACCTCTGATCTATTTTTACATGTTATGTAGCTGTGAACTAATTTGCAATATATATAACTGAAATGTTTCTGGAATGTTGTTtaaatgtttctctctctttgcccCAGGTGAGTAAGCTGAAGAGACACATCCGCTCCCATACAGGCGAGAGGCCCTTCCAGTGCAGTCTGTGCAGCTACGCCAGCCGAGACACCTACAAACTGAAGAGACACATGAGGACACACTCAGGTAACACATACCCCAATCTCTCAGCCTTACACCCAAGTATTCCTGATTTTAGTTCTGTTGATCGATGCTACACTacttgaccaaaagtatatggacacctgctcgtcgaacatgtcattccaaaatcgtggccattaatatggagttggtctctcctttgctgctataagtctccactcttctgggaaggctttccacaagcgcaatagtgaggttgggcactgatgttggggcattgtcatgctgaaacaggaaaataccttccccaaactgttgccacaaagttggaagcacagaatcgtctagaggGCCCTTAGTttcaatgaagggaaatcttaacgctacagcatacaatgacagtctagactctagactgtcattgtatgctgtagcgttaagatttcccttcactggaactaagggccctAGCCCTAACTATGGAAACCAGTCCCaaactattattcctcctccaccaaactttacaattggcactatgcattggggcaggtagtgttttcctggcatccgccaaacccgtATTCGTCCgacagactgccagatggtaaagtgtGATTCGTCACTCCAaaaaacgcatttccactgctccagagtcaaatggcagcaagctttacaccactcctgcCGACACTTGgaattgtgcatggtgatcttaggcttgtgtgctgttgatcggccatggaaacccatttcatgaagctcccctgacgaacagttattgtgctgacgttgcttccggaggcagtttggaactcggtagtaagtgttgcaactgaggacagatgacttttatgcgcttcagcactaggcggttccattctgtgagcttgtgtagcctactacttcgcggctgagccgttgttgctcctaggcgTTTCAAAtgcacaataacagtacttataGTTGCCCGggccagctctagcagggcagaaatttgacaaactcacttgttggaaaggaggcttccaagtggcgcagcgctctaaggcactgcaccgcaGTGCAGGAGGCGTCAcatcagtccctggttcgaatccaggctgcatcccacccggccgtgattgggagtcccacagggcggcgcacaattggcctagtgtcATTCGGGTTTAGCCTGGGTAGGCCGtcgctgtaaataagaatttgttgttaactgacttgcgtagttatataaataaaatgacggtgccacattgaaagttactgagctcttcagtaaggccattctactgcttgtttgtctatggagattgcatggctgtgtgctca
This region of Salmo trutta chromosome 29, fSalTru1.1, whole genome shotgun sequence genomic DNA includes:
- the LOC115167210 gene encoding transcriptional repressor CTCF isoform X1; translated protein: MRARAPSITCMVMLQKHPQYRARHMRVNRVVSMEGEVVSIETTQVEGLQDSGEGAELLQTADAALMEGGVAPQEVTGNVEMMVMDTLDSTLDPALLQMKTEVLEGGGTVTVTGGDEGQIITLQVSVVNMEQTSAALGLGQLQLVQVPVTTATVEELQASFVDASAGNTEAEPVICHTLPLPEGFQVVKVGANGEVETVEQEELQAAQDELQVIHREEEEEEEEAEPQVEDQTWSKDPDYQPTAGIRKGKKGKKSRLRYGEGERDMDVSVYDFEEEQQEGMLSEVNAEKVVGNMKPPKPTKIKKKGVKKTFQCELCSYTCPRRSNLDRHMKSHTDERPHKCHLCGRAFRTVTLLRNHLNTHTGTRPHKCQDCDMAFVTSGELVRHRRYKHTFEKPFKCSMCDYASVEVSKLKRHIRSHTGERPFQCSLCSYASRDTYKLKRHMRTHSGEKPYECYICHARFTQSGTMKMHILQKHTENVAKFHCPHCDTVIARKSDLGVHLRKQHSFMEMGRKCRYCDAMFHERYALIQHQKSHKNEKRFKCDQCDYCCRQERHMIMHRRTHTGEKPYACSQCEKTFRQKQLLDMHFKRYHDPNFIPTAFVCSKCGKTFTRRNTMLRHAENCNGENTGDENGTPPKKGRRGRKRKMRSRRDDDDDDTEPELDDIEEEEEEEEEELLAEIEVEQAPPVVPVPAPVGPPAKRKRGRPPKAKPAPTEAIIRVEDETTGEVDDIIVKKEMKAEKASQEEEAVEDEEPAVEVEHAEGEPANQLEESFQGEEVVQEVALSVTEAPPNGDLTPEMILSMMDR
- the LOC115167210 gene encoding transcriptional repressor CTCF isoform X2, with the translated sequence MRARAPSITCMVMLQKHPQYRARHMRVNRVVSMEGEVVSIETTQVEGLQDSGEGAELLQTADAALMEGGVAPQEVTGNVEMMVMDTLDSTLDPALLQMKTEVLEGGGTVTVTGGDEGQIITLQVVNMEQTSAALGLGQLQLVQVPVTTATVEELQASFVDASAGNTEAEPVICHTLPLPEGFQVVKVGANGEVETVEQEELQAAQDELQVIHREEEEEEEEAEPQVEDQTWSKDPDYQPTAGIRKGKKGKKSRLRYGEGERDMDVSVYDFEEEQQEGMLSEVNAEKVVGNMKPPKPTKIKKKGVKKTFQCELCSYTCPRRSNLDRHMKSHTDERPHKCHLCGRAFRTVTLLRNHLNTHTGTRPHKCQDCDMAFVTSGELVRHRRYKHTFEKPFKCSMCDYASVEVSKLKRHIRSHTGERPFQCSLCSYASRDTYKLKRHMRTHSGEKPYECYICHARFTQSGTMKMHILQKHTENVAKFHCPHCDTVIARKSDLGVHLRKQHSFMEMGRKCRYCDAMFHERYALIQHQKSHKNEKRFKCDQCDYCCRQERHMIMHRRTHTGEKPYACSQCEKTFRQKQLLDMHFKRYHDPNFIPTAFVCSKCGKTFTRRNTMLRHAENCNGENTGDENGTPPKKGRRGRKRKMRSRRDDDDDDTEPELDDIEEEEEEEEEELLAEIEVEQAPPVVPVPAPVGPPAKRKRGRPPKAKPAPTEAIIRVEDETTGEVDDIIVKKEMKAEKASQEEEAVEDEEPAVEVEHAEGEPANQLEESFQGEEVVQEVALSVTEAPPNGDLTPEMILSMMDR
- the LOC115167210 gene encoding transcriptional repressor CTCF isoform X3, whose translation is MEGEVVSIETTQVEGLQDSGEGAELLQTADAALMEGGVAPQEVTGNVEMMVMDTLDSTLDPALLQMKTEVLEGGGTVTVTGGDEGQIITLQVSVVNMEQTSAALGLGQLQLVQVPVTTATVEELQASFVDASAGNTEAEPVICHTLPLPEGFQVVKVGANGEVETVEQEELQAAQDELQVIHREEEEEEEEAEPQVEDQTWSKDPDYQPTAGIRKGKKGKKSRLRYGEGERDMDVSVYDFEEEQQEGMLSEVNAEKVVGNMKPPKPTKIKKKGVKKTFQCELCSYTCPRRSNLDRHMKSHTDERPHKCHLCGRAFRTVTLLRNHLNTHTGTRPHKCQDCDMAFVTSGELVRHRRYKHTFEKPFKCSMCDYASVEVSKLKRHIRSHTGERPFQCSLCSYASRDTYKLKRHMRTHSGEKPYECYICHARFTQSGTMKMHILQKHTENVAKFHCPHCDTVIARKSDLGVHLRKQHSFMEMGRKCRYCDAMFHERYALIQHQKSHKNEKRFKCDQCDYCCRQERHMIMHRRTHTGEKPYACSQCEKTFRQKQLLDMHFKRYHDPNFIPTAFVCSKCGKTFTRRNTMLRHAENCNGENTGDENGTPPKKGRRGRKRKMRSRRDDDDDDTEPELDDIEEEEEEEEEELLAEIEVEQAPPVVPVPAPVGPPAKRKRGRPPKAKPAPTEAIIRVEDETTGEVDDIIVKKEMKAEKASQEEEAVEDEEPAVEVEHAEGEPANQLEESFQGEEVVQEVALSVTEAPPNGDLTPEMILSMMDR